The following coding sequences are from one Lolium rigidum isolate FL_2022 chromosome 6, APGP_CSIRO_Lrig_0.1, whole genome shotgun sequence window:
- the LOC124668018 gene encoding L-type lectin-domain containing receptor kinase SIT2-like, with product MDGPAPPIDIGSLPKLPLFGAKARSRVLLLGIVLPVATAAFVLGVVAAVILLVRRRSKYAEVREDWESEFGPHRFSYKDLFHATEGFKNKTLLGFGGFGMVHKGVLPKSKLEVAVKKVSHDSRQGIKEFIAEVVTIGRLRHRNLVQLLGYCRRKGELLLVYDYMSNGSLDKYLYSGKDMPTTLDWAQRFRIIKGVASGLLYIHEEFEQVIIHRDIKASNVLLDADMNGRLGDFGLARLYDHGQDPQTTHVVGTMGYLAPELARTGKASPLTDVFAFGAFILEVACGRRPVEQTMDDGRLMLVDWVLGHWQKESLLEVVDARLSGDYDADEVVMALKLGLMCSHPLPGARPGMRQVMQYLEGDMPFPELTPTQMSFSMLALLQSEGFDSFVVSASDRSSATMLTMGTTSGLSGGR from the coding sequence ATGGACGGCCCTGCTCCCCCGATCGACATCGGCAGCCTGCCGAAGCTGCCGCTGTTCGGCGCCAAGGCACGTTCCAGGGTACTACTACTAGGAATCGTTCTGCCGGTAGCCACCGCGGCGTTTGTCCTTGGCGTGGTCGCGGCTGTTATCCTGCTCGTCCGGCGGCGGTCCAAGTACGCGGAGGTGCGGGAGGACTGGGAGTCGGAGTTCGGGCCGCACAGGTTCTCGTACAAGGACCTGTTCCATGCCACGGAAGGGTTCAAGAACAAGACGCTGCTGGGGTTCGGCGGGTTCGGGATGGTGCACAAGGGGGTGctccccaagtccaagctggaggtggcggtgaagaaggtgTCGCACGACTCGAGGCAGGGCATCAAGGAGTTTATCGCCGAGGTGGTCACCATTGGCCGCCTCCGGCACCGCAACCTCGTGCAGCTGCTCGGCTACTGCCGCCGGAAAGGCGAACTCCTACTCGTCTACGACTACATGTCCAACGGCAGCCTCGACAAGTACCTCTACAGCGGCAAGGACATGCCGACCACGCTAGACTGGGCGCAGAGGTTCCGGATCATCAAGGGCGTCGCGTCGGGCTTGCTGTACATCCACGAGGAGTTCGAGCAGGTGATCATACACCGGGACATCAAGGCCAGCAACGTTCTCCTGGACGCCGACATGAACGGGCGGCTGGGCGACTTCGGCCTCGCCAGGTTGTACGACCACGGCCAAGACCCGCAGACGACGCACGTGGTCGGAACCATGGGGTATCTCGCGCCGGAGCTGGCTCGGACGGGGAAGGCCTCGCCGCTCACCGACGTATTTGCCTTCGGAGCGTTCATTCTCGAGGTGGCCTGCGGCCGGAGGCCCGTGGAGCAGACCATGGACGACGGCCGGCTCATGCTGGTCGACTGGGTGCTCGGGCACTGGCAGAAGGAGTCGCTCCTCGAGGTGGTCGACGCGAGGCTCAGCGGCGACTATGACGCCGACGAGGTGGTCATGGCGCTCAAGCTGGGGCTGATGTGCTCGCACCCGTTGCCCGGCGCGAGGCCTGGCATGCGGCAGGTCATGCAGTATCTAGAAGGTGACATGCCGTTCCCCGAGCTGACGCCCACGCAGATGAGCTTCAGTATGCTAGCCCTGCTGCAGAGTGAAGGGTTTGACTCGTTCGTCGTGTCCGCTTCGGATCGATCGTCTGCCACGATGCTGACCATGGGCACCACCAGTGGCCTCTCCGGGGGGAGATGA
- the LOC124663392 gene encoding cold-regulated 413 inner membrane protein 1, chloroplastic-like, protein MSISLRLAVPPSAPPPTLRRRQLNPRACSNAVAVAISPLPSLRPPRALRGAAPRPSGAWWRRRGDAAVCCASAHVSAETMQWASVGAAALLMLAKGTSVHKSFLVPFLALQAPSEVIAWIKGDYGQWTAFLGLLLRLLYFIPGELELPLSTMLFVSIAPHQFMNLRGTQDSVILSLMIAAYLAFQHFSGAGSVRKAFDRGAIVATLSIICITLIPLLLLF, encoded by the exons ATGTCCATCTCCCTCCGCCTCGCCGtcccgccgtcggcgccgccccCCACGCTACGCCGCCGGCAACTGAACCCGAGAGCCTGCAGCAATGCCGTCGCTGTCGCCATTTCGCCGCTTCCGTCATTACGGCCGCCACGCGCGCTCAG GGGAGCCGCGCCTCGGCCGTCGGGCGCGTGGTGGCGCCGCCGGGGAGACGCCGCCGTGTGCTGCGCGTCGGCGCACGTCAGCGCCGAGACTATGCAGTGGGCGTCCGTCGGGGCCGCCGC TTTATTGATGCTTGCTAAGGGCACGTCCGTACACAAATCCTTCCTTGTCCCTTTCCTTGCTCTACAAGCACCTTCTGAGGTCATCGCATGGATCAA AGGTGACTATGGTCAATGGACCGCATTTCTTGGGCTTCTTCTGCGTCTCCTGTACTTCATCCCAG GTGAATTGGAGCTTCCGTTGTCGACGATGCTGTTCGTTAGCATAGCTCCTCACCAGTTTATGAACTTGAG GGGGACTCAAGACTCGGTAATATTGTCATTGATGATTGCAGCTTATCTCGCGTTCCAGCATTTCAGTGGGGCCGGAAGTGTTAGGAAGGCCTTCGATCGTGGAGCGATAGTTGCAACCTTGTCCATCATCTGCATCACGCTTATCCCTCTCCTGTTATTGTTCTAA